One window from the genome of Crassostrea angulata isolate pt1a10 chromosome 2, ASM2561291v2, whole genome shotgun sequence encodes:
- the LOC128174924 gene encoding eppin-like, with protein MDCRIIILCLFCTAYAQYGTGEKPGRCPSVSYRGNCFCRPGRHGCHSDYDCPGDMKCCDRGCSVCGPICMSPEDDSHGPGRTICYLPKHLQGSEKCYANFPRWWYNWHTNECERFIYGGCNGTANNFETRQECERRCKRRYLPGGR; from the exons ATGGACTGCAGAATAATTATCCTGTGTCTTTTCTGTACT GCGTATGCTCAGTATGGTACTGGAGAGAAGCCTGGCAGGTGCCCCTCAGTATCTTACAGAGGCAATTGCTTTTGTAGACCGGGGCGTCATGGATGTCACAGTGACTACGACTGCCCTGGAG ACATGAAATGTTGTGACCGGGGTTGCAGCGTCTGCGGACCAATTTGTATGTCTCCGGAGGATGATTCACATGGACCAg GGAGAACTATTTGTTACCTGCCAAAACATCTACAAGGCAGCGAAAAATGCTACGCGAATTTCCCAAGATGGTGGTACAATTGGCATACAAATGAATGCGAACGTTTTATCTATGGCGGATGCAATGGTACCGCAAACAACTTTGAAACAAGACAAGAGTGTGAAAGACGATGCAAACGTAGAT aCCTCCCCGGCGGTCGTTAA
- the LOC128174926 gene encoding putative uncharacterized protein DDB_G0271982, giving the protein MLELLEVGTKMGMKDEDLQQFVNDEQARMRDEREKHRVERQEERDRDFKLQMEKERAAREHDEREHARLIEEKRHQQKLEELGLDHKLQLERSHMKPSVVTKEEKETSQVIKGPKLPPFEDSKDNIDAYIQRFEIYATTQKWNKDT; this is encoded by the coding sequence ATGCTGGAGCTACTTGAAGTGGGGACCAAGATGGGGATGAAGGATGAAGATCTTCAACAATTCGTGAATGACGAACAGGCCAGAATGCGGGACGAACGTGAGAAACATAGAGTCGAGAGACAGGAGGAGAGAGACCGCGACTTCAAACTACAGATGGAGAAAGAGCGCGCCGCAAGAGAACATGATGAGCGAGAGCACGCCCGATTGATAGAAGAAAAGAGACATCAGCAAAAACTAGAAGAACTGGGACTTGATCACAAACTGCAACTCGAGAGATCTCACATGAAGCCGAGTGTTGTGACTAAAGAGGAGAAAGAAACTTCTCAAGTGATAAAAGGACCAAAACTTCCTCCGTTTGAGGATTCGAAAGACAACATTGACGCGTACATTCAAAGATTTGAGATATACGCAACAACGCAGAAATGGAATAAAGACACGTAA